The following coding sequences lie in one Lolium perenne isolate Kyuss_39 chromosome 2, Kyuss_2.0, whole genome shotgun sequence genomic window:
- the LOC127328729 gene encoding uncharacterized protein, translating into MKRKPVVICCSVLLALIVILAIVFVVLYFTVFRPRSPHVAAKVVSMTVTQVDVLAIPPKLNLSFDVAVTVKNPNYASFRYGDVVTDLNYHGLAVGQSVMFAGEVGARTTQTVTATVIVQADKVVFTPAFVQELAASVFNPPLMLPFETRTTVAGKAVVAATFKIKASSAVTCLISSYPLTGESNTNCTSTTNVG; encoded by the coding sequence ATGAAGAGGAAGCCCGTGGTGATCTGCTGCAGCGTGCTGCTCGCTCTAATCGTCATCCTCGCCATCGTCTTCGTGGTGCTCTACTTCACCGTGTTCCGGCCGCGGTCGCCGCACGTGGCGGCCAAGGTCGTGAGCATGACAGTAACTCAGGTGGATGTCTTGGCTATCCCGCCGAAGCTCAACCTCAGCTTCGACGTGGCCGTGACCGTGAAGAACCCTAACTACGCGTCGTTCCGCTACGGCGACGTGGTGACGGACCTGAACTACCACGGCTTGGCCGTGGGACAGTCGGTGATGTTCGCCGGGGAGGTTGGCGCTCGGACGACGCAGACGGTCACGGCGACGGTGATAGTGCAGGCAGACAAGGTGGTGTTCACGCCCGCTTTCGTCCAGGAATTGGCTGCCTCCGTGTTCAAcccgccgttgatgctgccgttcGAGACGAGGACGACGGTGGCCGGGAAGGCCGTGGTGGCCGCGACGTTCAAGATCAAGGCGAGCTCGGCGGTTACGTGCCTCATCAGTAGCTACCCTTTGACGGGGGAGAGCAACACGAACTGCACATCCACGACGAATGTGGGTTAA
- the LOC127328730 gene encoding uncharacterized protein: MARIKKKAAAICCCALLAAFLLLGAALFAALYFAVLRPRPPRVVATRVDTQLGAFSVLPPALNFSLAIDVTVHNPSHAPFRYGEVATAVTYRGAAVGRSAVPAGKIRARSTRKVGARVQVDTARVIRNGHYVVDVVAGALPFEAKTAVVGKDAALWPFGVSADAEVACSVILYPFKRQSSSHCTYTVRVT, translated from the coding sequence ATGGCAAGGATCAAGAAGAAAGCCGCTGCGATATGCTGCTGCGCGCTGCTGGCGGCGTTCCTCCTGCTCGGCGCCGCCCTGTTCGCCGCGCTCTACTTTGCGGTGCTCCGCCCGCGCCCGCCGCGCGTGGTGGCGACGAGGGTGGACACGCAGCTCGGCGCGTTCAGCGTCCTCCCGCCGGCGCTCAACTTCTCCCTGGCCATCGACGTGACCGTGCACAACCCGAGCCACGCGCCGTTCCGGTACGGCGAGGTGGCCACCGCGGTGACGTACCGCGGCGCGGCGGTGGGGCGGTCCGCCGTGCCTGCCGGGAAGATCAGGGCGCGGTCCACCAGGAAGGTCGGCGCGCGGGTGCAGGTTGACACGGCGAGGGTCATCCGAAACGGGCACTACGTGGTGGACGTGGTCGCCGGCGCGCTGCCCTTCGAGGCCAAGACGGCGGTGGTCGGGAAGGACGCGGCGCTCTGGCCGTTCGGGGTGAGCGCGGACGCCGAGGTGGCCTGCAGCGTCATCCTGTACCCGTTCAAGAGGCAGAGCAGCTCGCACTGCACCTACACGGTTCGTGTCACCTGA